CGACGTCGAAGGCGTCACCTACGCCCGCCTCGCTGACCCGTTCACCGACCTGCTCGCGGACGACCTCATGGCCAGGCTCGACCACGAACTGGAACACCCCGTGCCGACGTCGTCGGCCCGGGGTGTGAAAGAGAACGTTTTGGTGGAGGTGATGGGACTTGAACCCACGACTTCTACGTTGCGAACGTAGCGCTCTACCGGACTGAGCTACACCCCCGGAACGGTCCACGCTAGCAAAGCGGGGATCGGCGGCTTCGGCCGAGTTGCCCGGTCTCAGGCCCTCGCCGCGTCGATCGCAGCCTGCAGGCGGGACGCGACGATCGTCGTCGTCAGATCGCCGCGCGTGCGCTCGAGCACCGCACGGAGCGCGTCAGTCGTGCGCCGCAGACCGCCGGTCACCATGTCGGGATAGTCGATCGTCGCGAGCACGGAGTACACGTCGTCCATCGCGGCCATGAGCGTTTCGCCGCGCTCGAGATCACCGCGGCGCAGGCAGTCGAGCACCTGGCGGCGCAGCTCGCTCGCGGCTTCGGCCATCCCGTTGAGGTACGCCGACGCGTCGACGCCGAGCTCGGCGCGCTCGGGGAGCGCGTCACCGCGTACGAGCGCGAGCGTGAGCCACGCCTCGGCGACTTCCTTGCGCGCGTCGTGAACCGGTCCGCTGCCGCGCAGATCGGGTTGCGACGCGAGCGCGGCGTCGGCCTCCGCAACGCGAGCACGCGCGTCGCGCGCCAGCTCCGCTGCGCTGTCGTACTCGCCGCGGTGCGTCGCACGGATCGACGCGGCCGACGACTGGATCGCGAGTCGCGACGCGGCGAGCACGATCTCACGCGCGCGGTGCCGGTCCTCGAGCGTCTGCCGGCACTCCGCACCGATCGCCGCGATCTCCGCCGCCCGTTCCATCGCCGCAGTCTGCGGCGTCGGTGCGCGCTCGATCAACCTCGCGCGCGAGCGAGGGTGACGCGCACGGCCAGCCTCGCCCCGTGCCCGTCACCCTGTCGAGCTCGCGCTCAGCCCGTGCAGACGCCCCCGTTGTCGGTGGAGCAGATCAGACCCCCGGCCCCGGTGGAGCCGGTGCTGCCCGCGGCACCCGACGAACCCGAGGTGCCCACCGCGCCGGGGTGCACGCCCGCACCGAAGACCGAGAAGGACGCGCCGCCACTGCCGCCACCACCGGCGCCGCCACCCGTTCCGCCGGTGCCACCCGCGCCGCCGGTCGACGCCGCCGCCGCGTGCGAGAGCGTCGTGCCGCCATTGGAGGTCGCCGTGCCGGTCCCGGCGTGGAACAGCGCGATCGACGGGCCCCCGGCACCGCCGCCGCCACCGCCACCACCGGCGCCGCCACCACCGCCGCCACCACCGCCACCGCCGCCGCCCTGGAGCGAGGTGTTGGCGGAGCCGCCGTCGCCGGCGCGGCCGCCCCCGGCCGCGTTGCCGCCCGTGGCGCCGTTCCCGCCCGTGCCGCCGACGTCGGAGATCAGCGCCGAAGCCGTCGCGGTCACCGAGGCGTTGAAGGCGTAGACCGCGAACGAGCCGCCGCCGAAGGAGCCGACGCCCGGCGCGCCGCCGCCGCCGTTGCCGCCCCCACCGCCGCTGCCACCGCCACCACCGAAGACGCTGGCGCAGGTGCCGCCGCCGCCACCGCCGCCACCGCCACCGCCACCGTTCCCGCCGGTACCGCCGGTGCCACCGTTGTGTCCGAGCCAGGTGCTCCCCGCGAGGTCGACCGCGCTGCCGCCGGCCCCGCCGGCCCCGCCCGGATTACCGGACGCGCCGCCGGTTCCGCCGCCACCACCCGTCGCGCTGAAGGTGCAGTCACCCGCGCCCTTCGCACCGCCGGCCGCGCCCCCACCGCCCGCGGAACCGGCATTGCCGTCGGCACTCGAGAAGATCGAGCCGTGGCCACCGTTGCCACCCGCGCCCGAGCCCTGCGGATTCCCACTGCCGCAGCTCGCGGCACCGGTCGCCCCGTCGGGACCGCTCTGACCAACGACGCCGGTGCAGCCCGCGGAGGACGCGTCCGTCCCCGTGCTCGCCGACGACGCGCCCGCGATGCCCGCGGCCGCGTTCACCGCGTCGTTGCTGAGCGTCAGGTTGGCGCCGCTGATCGCGCGCACGCCGTAGACGCTGCTGCCCGCAGTCAGTCCGGTGTTGAGGCCGCGCAGGGTCAGGCCGTCGATCGTCGCGGTCGCACCGCTGACCGTCGCGGCCTGCGGGATGCCCTGCACCTGCGTGAGGTTGTTGTTGGCCGAGCCGGTCGTGCCCGCGGTTCCGGGCCGGCTGAAGGACGCGCCGCCGTCGAAGCCGCCGAGCACCGACACGTTGCTCGAGATCGACAGGCCGCTGCCCGCGTCGTAGGTGCCGTTGCCGACCGCGACCTGGGGCCGCGACTGCGAGCTCGCCGTGTTGATGCCCGCTTGCAGCGTGAGCTTCGGCGCGGCCGCGCTGCCCGAGCTCGAGTCGCTGCCGAGCGGCGACACGAAGACCGCGTTGCGCACCTCGAAGGTCGTCGCCGGCGTCGTCGTCGCGTTCGCCGCCCAGTCGGTCTGCGACGCCTGCACCGTGTACACGCCGGGCGTGAGCGCGCTCGACGCGGGCACGCTCCACAGACCGTTCGACGCGGTCGTCGTGAGCGTCTGCAGCGGCGCGATGTTCGTGCACGCGCACGCGTACACCTTCGCGGTGACGGTGCTGAGGTCACCCGACACCGCGCCCGAGTCGCCCGAGAAGGTCGTCGTGCTCATCGTGTCGATGTTGCCGCTCGCCACCGGGGCGCCGAGGACAGGCGCGGGCGCGTCCGTATCGGTCGAACCCGCCGCCGTCGCGGGATCACTCTCCACGCTGACGCCGAGCGCGTTGCGAGCGCGCAATTGGAACGTGCAGGTCGACGACGTGCACGGCGCGAGGAACGTCGTGTCGACGCTGCCCGTCGCGGTCCACGCACCAAACGTGTTGCCGTGGTCGGTCGAGAGCTCGTACTCGTATCCGGTGACGGCCCGGCCACCGTCGGAACCGGGAGGGCTCCACGCCAGGTTCACCGTGCCGAGCGCCGTCGTGCTCGACGCCGCGACGAGCGATTGCGGCGCGTCCGGTGTGGTGGCGCCGTGGCCGTTGCCGTAGATCGTGACCGTGCCGGTCGGCACCGCGACCGTCGCACCCGTGGCGCTGAGGATCGACACGGTGAACTGCTTCGAACCCAGCGGTTCGAGGCTCGCGGTCGGGATCTTCACCGACACCTGCGCGACGGACTTGCCCTGCTTGATCGTGACCGTCTTCGTGAGCGCGGCGTAGTCGTGCGGCGCGGTGGCCGTGCCGTTCGCGGTCGCGTAGGTGACCGTCACCGGCGCGGGCGCGGGCTCGTTCAGGTTGATCGAGGCGGTCGCCTTCATCGTCGGCCCGCCGAAGCTCTGGTAGACGGACGCGTTGCCGACCGTCAGCTTCGGTGTCGTGGCGGGATCGTCGTCGAGGATCGTCACCGTGCCCACCGAGTGCCCGAGCAGCGCGCCGGTCGCGCTCACGAGCTGGACGCTGAACTGCTCGTTGCTCTCGGGCACCGAGTCGCCGACGACGCTCACCGAGATCACCTTCTGCGTCTTACCGGCCGCCATCACGAACGACTTCGGGCCGGTGATCGCCTTGTAGTCCTTCGTCGCAGCCTTCGCGGTGCCGTCGACGGTCTGATAGCGCACCACCACCGGTGAGCTGCTCTGCTTGTCGAGGCTGATCTCGAGCTTCGCGGGCGCATTCTTGCCACCCGAGCCTTCGCCGACGGTCGCGTCGGAGATGCTGACGGTCGGCACGTTCGCGGGATCGAGGATCTCGCCCGTACCGGTCGCGTTCTGGCCGCTCGCGGCGACCGTCGCCTTGAGCGAGAAGAGCGCCTGGTCGTAGTCGGAGAGCGCCGTGTTCGCGACCGGCACGGTGACCGTCTTCGTCAACGCGTCGTCGGGATTGAACGTGAGCGAACCCGACGTCGCGGTGTAGTCGAGCCCCGCGGTCGCGTTCCCGTCGAGCGTCGTGTAGTTGACCGTGACCGGGTGGAACGCGTGGTCCGAGAGCGCGACCGTGAAGGTGACCGACGAGTCGGTTCCCTTCGTCGCCGTTCCCCCGGTGACGCTCACCGCCGGCGAGTCGTCGTCGACGATGCGACCGGTCGCGAACGTGTTGACGAACGCGGCGTTCGTCGGGTTCGACAGCTGCAGCGTGAAGTTCTCCGTCGACTCGAACGTCGAGTCGTTGAGAACGGGGACCGACACGGTCTGCACGTACGGCCCGGCGGGCGGGAAGCTCAACGAGCCGCTCGTCGACGTGAAGTCGCTGCCCGCGGACGCGGTGCCGTTCTGCGTCGCGTACTGCAGGGTCGCGGTCGCCGTCGGCGGACGCGACAGCGAGACCTTGAAGTTGACGTGCGCGCTCGGGCCCTCGACGACGGTCCCGCCGGACACGGAGATGCCGGGCGCGGAGATGACGGTGTAGTTGTGGGTCAGCGTCGACGTGCCGGTGTGGTTGTTGTCGGTCGACGTGACGGTGAAGGCGTGCGAACCGGCCGTCGACGTGTCGATCGCGCCGGCGTTCGCGACGGGACCGGCGCAGGTCGCGACACCGGAGCCGAACGGACCGTCGTCGCACGAGTACGCGGCGAGCACGATCGAGCCCTGCGCGTAGATCGCACCCGCGGCCGGCGTCGCGATCGTGATCGCGGGCGGCGTCGTGTCGCTCGGCACGATCGTCGTGCTCGCGATCGCGTTCGGCGGTGAGCCGTCGGCGACGCACGTCGTCGGGACGTCGCCCGCGATCTGCACGTTGGCCGTGAGACCGAACGACGGGTTCGAAGTCTCGTTGTACGGCGG
This genomic interval from Acidimicrobiia bacterium contains the following:
- a CDS encoding haloacid dehalogenase, which gives rise to MERAAEIAAIGAECRQTLEDRHRAREIVLAASRLAIQSSAASIRATHRGEYDSAAELARDARARVAEADAALASQPDLRGSGPVHDARKEVAEAWLTLALVRGDALPERAELGVDASAYLNGMAEAASELRRQVLDCLRRGDLERGETLMAAMDDVYSVLATIDYPDMVTGGLRRTTDALRAVLERTRGDLTTTIVASRLQAAIDAARA
- a CDS encoding Calx-beta domain-containing protein, encoding MRRKVFAAVLGCLLLPLGYVIATPLAASAGTVTDHYLCQANAGSFGIQNADQDLAFVTTGPSTVLQNQQASYTITMGAFVIPTSESGISVNNVHNIFLLLPDPANAFYVSSFLSGQTSGWSLTHSGGVMNLSYPGSTSGGSTLTPPIVNVTYQASGAALSVIAIRPGGNPPYNETSNPSFGLTANVQIAGDVPTTCVADGSPPNAIASTTIVPSDTTPPAITIATPAAGAIYAQGSIVLAAYSCDDGPFGSGVATCAGPVANAGAIDTSTAGSHAFTVTSTDNNHTGTSTLTHNYTVISAPGISVSGGTVVEGPSAHVNFKVSLSRPPTATATLQYATQNGTASAGSDFTSTSGSLSFPPAGPYVQTVSVPVLNDSTFESTENFTLQLSNPTNAAFVNTFATGRIVDDDSPAVSVTGGTATKGTDSSVTFTVALSDHAFHPVTVNYTTLDGNATAGLDYTATSGSLTFNPDDALTKTVTVPVANTALSDYDQALFSLKATVAASGQNATGTGEILDPANVPTVSISDATVGEGSGGKNAPAKLEISLDKQSSSPVVVRYQTVDGTAKAATKDYKAITGPKSFVMAAGKTQKVISVSVVGDSVPESNEQFSVQLVSATGALLGHSVGTVTILDDDPATTPKLTVGNASVYQSFGGPTMKATASINLNEPAPAPVTVTYATANGTATAPHDYAALTKTVTIKQGKSVAQVSVKIPTASLEPLGSKQFTVSILSATGATVAVPTGTVTIYGNGHGATTPDAPQSLVAASSTTALGTVNLAWSPPGSDGGRAVTGYEYELSTDHGNTFGAWTATGSVDTTFLAPCTSSTCTFQLRARNALGVSVESDPATAAGSTDTDAPAPVLGAPVASGNIDTMSTTTFSGDSGAVSGDLSTVTAKVYACACTNIAPLQTLTTTASNGLWSVPASSALTPGVYTVQASQTDWAANATTTPATTFEVRNAVFVSPLGSDSSSGSAAAPKLTLQAGINTASSQSRPQVAVGNGTYDAGSGLSISSNVSVLGGFDGGASFSRPGTAGTTGSANNNLTQVQGIPQAATVSGATATIDGLTLRGLNTGLTAGSSVYGVRAISGANLTLSNDAVNAAAGIAGASSASTGTDASSAGCTGVVGQSGPDGATGAASCGSGNPQGSGAGGNGGHGSIFSSADGNAGSAGGGGAAGGAKGAGDCTFSATGGGGGTGGASGNPGGAGGAGGSAVDLAGSTWLGHNGGTGGTGGNGGGGGGGGGGGGTCASVFGGGGGSGGGGGNGGGGAPGVGSFGGGSFAVYAFNASVTATASALISDVGGTGGNGATGGNAAGGGRAGDGGSANTSLQGGGGGGGGGGGGGAGGGGGGGGAGGPSIALFHAGTGTATSNGGTTLSHAAAASTGGAGGTGGTGGGAGGGGSGGASFSVFGAGVHPGAVGTSGSSGAAGSTGSTGAGGLICSTDNGGVCTG